The following DNA comes from Eretmochelys imbricata isolate rEreImb1 chromosome 2, rEreImb1.hap1, whole genome shotgun sequence.
AGAAGATACTtgcaaatcttgggggggggaaggttttgttgtgctctttgttttgtgtgggggttctctcttgggactgagaggggccagatagaaatccatcttctccaacccatcccactccaagtctccaatattgcaaccagtacaggtaagccaggcaaggtggattagtttatcttttgttaacttgtgaatttttcctgtgctaagagggaggtttattcctgttttctgtaactttaagattttgcccagaggggaatcctctgtgtcttgaatctgaataccctgtaaagtattttccatcctgattttacggggaTGATTttcacctttctttttttttttttaaataaaatccttcttttaagaacctgactgatttttccattgttccaagaccaaggggtttgggtctttgatcattttgtaatcAATTgcttaggatattattctcaagcctctgcaggaaagggggtgtaagggcttgcggggattgctgggggaagaggaactccaagtggtccttttccctggttctttgttaaatcacttggtggtggtagtgttacttaaacccaaggtacaagggagaatttgtgcctggggagtttttaacctaagctggtacaaataagcttagggggtctttcatgcaggtccccacgtctgtaccctagagttcagagtggggagggaaccctgacagaggaCATCCaacaggagcagagggaaatgatcccatactggggaccctccttccagatgatgttgtggtatcctctcgcactgaggatacctctccagtggagggaactccagttattaggaagagatatgtattagtaatgggcgatttgatcattagaaacatagatagctgggtttgcgatgaccaggagaactgcatggtgacttgcctgcctggtgcgaaggctgcgaatctctcgaggcatctagatagacttatgtgtagtgctgggaaggagccagggttcatggtacatgtaggtaccagtgacatagggaaggatagaagagaggtcctggaagccaaatttaggctgctaggtaagagattgaagtccaggacctctatagtagcattctctgaaatgcttccagttccacacgcagggccaattagataggcagaactgcagggtctcaatgtgtggatgagatgatggtgtagggaggaggaatttagatttattaggaactggggaaacttttgggaaagcgggagcctatacaggaaggatgggctccacttaaaccaaaatggaaccagatttctggcacttaaaattaaaaaggtcatagagcaatttttaaactaagggctgggggaaagccaacaggtgcggaggagcatgtggttcagacagagacatcccttaggggaggatctattcaTGGAGATCTcaatgtcctagtaaggaggagagtatggaagatgataaaatacaggtaggatctgatgaaaaacagtcaaatgaaaaaaagtcccattcaattatgtcatgtaatggcagacagctaaaaagtgacaagtttttaaactgtttaaataCCAATGTTACAagcctaaataataagatgggtgaactagagtgtctCATATTAAATGAAGCTATTGacataacaggcatcacagaaacttggtggaatgaggataatcaatgggacacagtaaaaccagggtacaaaatatactggaaggagagaacaggtcgtgctggtgtgggagtggcactatatgtgaaagaaagcatagaatcaaaagaagtaaaaatcttaaatgaaccaaactgtaccatagaatctctatggatagtaattccatgcttgaataattaGAATATAGCTGTAgagatatattactgaccacctgaccacgATGATGACAGTGAcgtgaaatgctcagagagattagcGAGACTATTAAAATTAATAACTCAATaaaaatgggggatttcaactatccccatattgactgggtacatgtcacctcaggacgggatgcagagataaagtttcttgacacctgaaatgactgcttcttggagcagctggtcctggaacccacaagaggagaggcaatacTTGATTTAGACCTAAGTGGaacacaagatctggtccaagaggtgaatatagctggactgcttggtaatagtgaccataatataatgaaatttaacattcctgtggcacGTAAAACTCAACAGCaacccaacactgtagcatttaatttcagaaaggggaactacacaaaaatgaggaggttagttaaacagaaattaaaaggtaaagtgccaaaagtaaaatccctgcaagctttttaaagacaccataatagaggctcaacagAAATgaatatcccaaattaaaaaacatagtaacaGAACCAAAAAGGTGCCAATGTGGCTActcaactgtcaaggttccttccccactctgaactctagggtacagatggggggacctgcatgaaaacctcctaagcttacttttaccagcttaggttaaaacttccccaaggtacaaactattttaccttttgcccttggacttccactgtcACCACCAAACATCTGACCGGGTTTATTTttgagaaagcgttgtttggaaacgtctttccccccaaaatcctcccaacccttgcaccccatttcctggggaaggtttggtaaaaatcctcaccaatttgcataggtgaccacagacccaaacccttggatcttaagaacaaggaaaaaaccattcagttcttaaaagaagaattttaatagaagaaacagtaaaaaagaatcacctctgtaaaatcaggatggtaaataccttacagggtaattagattcaaaacatagagaatccctctagacaaaaccttaagttacaaaaaaacaccaaagacaggaatatccattctattcagcacatcttattttctcagccatttaaagaaatcataatctaacccaTATCTAGCTAGagtacttactaagttctaagactcaattcctgttctgtccccaacaaaagcatcacagagacagactctttgtttctccctccctccagcttttgaaagtatcttgtctcctcattggtcatgtgccagcaaggttatcttagcttcttaaccctttacaggtgaaagggtttttcctctggctaggagggattttaaaggtgtttacccttccctttatatttatggcaacaACAAAGTAAGAGAAACAGtgggaggcaaaaaggcatcctttaaaaagtggaagtaaatcttagtgaggaaaatagaaagaagcatgaactctggcaactgaagtgtaaaaatataattaggaaggccaaaaaagaatctgaaggaCAGCtagcaaaattttttttcaatgtgcagcagcagtcaaaaaaagcaaacagaatgttgggcatcattaagaaagggatagataataagacagaaaatctcatactgcctctatataaatccatggtacgcccacatcttgaatactatgtgcagatgtggtcgccccatctcacaAAAAGATATggtggaaaaggttcagaaaagggtaacaaaaatgatttggggtattAAATGGCTTCCTTAtcaagagagattaataaggctgggacttttcagcttagaaaagagatggctagGAGGGGGATATACTTgtggtctatacaatcatgactggtgtggagaaagtaaaaaatgaagtgttatttactccttcttataacacaaaaactagggatcaccaaattaaattaataggcagcagatttaaaacaaatgaaaggaagtattttttcacacaatgcacagtcaacctatggaattccttgccataggatgttgtgaaggccaagactataacatggttataagataaaaaagaactagataagttcatggagatcTAGATCCATCAacggctactagccaggatgggcagggatggtgtccctagcctatgtttgccagaagctgggaattggggaaggatcacttgaagattacaaaaaaaaaaaaaaaaaaagattacaggTTTTGTTCAGTCcttctggggaacctggcattggccactgttggaaaacaggacaCCGGGCTAtttggacctttggcctgacccaatCTGGCCCATCTtaatgttctttctctctctgtgactcCTGAGCACTGGTGCTAGGAACTGACAGTGCTGCAAGGGCACAGGGTGCTACCGGACAGCTGCGGGAGGCCTATTAGTCTTGACACAGACCAAGTCCGCACGCCCACTGCAACAACCTCCGCATGGCAACCAGGGCACCACGCCCCTCAGTCAGGTGGCTTCTCTGCGGCACCTAATGGCCTGGGCAGATTGACCGGAGCGTAGCTGCGCCCACGCCCGGCGACTCCCACGGAGCTCGCCTTGGGTTGTTCCAGGGCAGAGCAGGAGCCCGCGACGCCGGGGAGCGGCCACCCTCCCTGGGGCGCTTTCCCCTAAGCCCGGGCCGGGCCCGCCGTTCGCTCGCAGCGCGGGAACCCCGGCTTCGCCCCGCCCCCTGACGCTCTCGGGCGCGCGACCGGAAGTGGCAGCTGACCCGGAAGTGGCGGCGGCGCAGGGCGATGGCGGAGAAGTTCGACTCGCTGGAGGAGCAGCTGGAGAAGTTCGTGGAGAACATCCGGCAGCTCGGCATCATCGTCAGCGACTTCCAGCCCAGCAGCCAGGCCGGGCTCAACCAGAAGCTGTGAGACCCCCGCCGCGCCCGCCCCGGCTCAGTGGCCCCTGCGCTGGGCGGCTGGGGGGTCTCCCTGGCGGCCGAGCGCTACGCAGCAGCGCCGGCCCCTTGCAGGCGCCGTGGGGCCTTATGGGAAGCGGGCGTGGGGACACTTCCCGGAGGAGCGACGGCCTGTAACCACTTGTGGGTGGGGAGGCCTGTGGTGCCTCCTCGCCTGCAGGCGCTGTCTCGCCTAGGAGTAGTCAGGACGGGTCTGTCGGTGATGGACCAGTGTCCACATGTCAAGTAACGCCTGCCACGTGGCGTGGTGATCAGCAGGGAGCAGGTCTCTGACGTGCAGTTGCATTGGCGTGTGAAGAGCAATACTTAGGTTTAAATAAACTGTAGACTAAACTTTGAAGCATGGTCTATTAGCATGATTCAACAGGATGCAGTGGTGCCAAGTGTGCAGCCTGACGGGAAAATATACTGATTTCCAAACCTGTTTGTAGTAGGGTCAAATCTGGGACATGTGATTGCAACAATAatgatttattttgtgtgtgtcctGTGACGATTAATTAATTTATCTGTTTGGAAAGGACTCATATATTCGGTATGGTGTGCTGTGTACCAAAGACCTAGATTTAGAAGTGCATTAGGAATCCAGGGCTGCACATGGAAAAGGTGCCATGAGAACCTCCAGAGAACCTTTTCATTCCCTTGTTTATTCTTGCAGCCTCTTGTAGGCAGCAACCCAACAGCAGTGAGATCAGTTATACTTTGAAGCTGAGAAAATGTAGAAGGATGTTTGTAACTAATTTGGGTCTGGTTTTATAGCCACATGATTTTTCTCTTCCCAGGAATTTTATGGTTACCGGCTTGCAAGATATTGACAAGTGCCGACAGCAACTTCACGATATAAGCGTACCTTTAGAGGTTTTTGAGTAAGTAACTTTACATCTGGGAAGCAACCTCCACACATCATCAAATTGAAGAGACAATTAATCTTGTAGTGTTAGACATTTCCACTgcagtttttgtgttttgtttaatttgaCTTTAGAAATATTCTTAAAGAATCTGAAGGAAAAAGAGTAAGACAAATTATGAGTTATCCATCTATTTTCACGTCTGTTTATTTTGTCATTAATGTTTGCATAAATTGCATAACTCGAGGCTGGGAAAGAGCTTATCTAATTCAGTTACTTGGTACTGTGTATAGCTTTCCATCTCACTCTGGTTCTTTATTCAGGATTCAAATCTTGCTTTAGATTACAAGTGAAAACTAGTTTGGTTTTTATCAGAGCCCCTGTTTTTGTACGCCATAGTCACTGCATGTATTTACATAATTGGCAGTCAGTTGTCAATTTTGCATTCACCTTTTATACTCTTACTGATCTAGTTTTGGGCCAAAGTTTAATGGCAGAGCTATGTGAATCAACTTATACTGCTCAGTGAGTTAGCACATTAGTCATTCAATTTCATGAATTCTAAATTACCTCAAATGTGACAAGCTGAGAAATGTGTATAGTATTGCTACTTGTAGATGGCTAAACCAGGTGGTTTCAAAACTTTCTTATAGTTCAGTCTATATTTTAATAGTTTGAGACAATATCTTTCAATTTATTTTCAATCACATAACATCCTTGTGGCAACTATAGTAATTGTTTCTGTGACATAGTAAAATTGGGGAAATACTAATGCCTTTTTAGCACTTTCTAATAAAGTAAATGTGTGACCTTTTTAAAAGAAGATAATTTGAATATTTGGTTTTTTTCATCTCCCCACTTCTGTCTACTCAGTTCTTCCCTTGATGTTCTAGCTGCTTTATTCCTTTCTCCCTGTATACCACTTTGCTACGGTTGTCACATCACTTTGCTTTGCTCTCACTGCTGGTCCATTTGCTGATGGTGACTCCTGTTTCTTCTCCAGCTTTCATGTACTTACTGGTGGTCTAGAGAGAGTTAGCTAGTCACATGGTGCTGATTCCCAGCACATTCTACAATCCTCTAGGCTCTTCACAAGGAAAAGTCTGGACACTTAGAAGCAGCCGGCCATTGAAAACCAGCACCAGATGTTTGCAGATCACTGTCAGGTGCTCCTTGGATCACAGTTTGGGAGCTGCTGGCCTAATCCACGTATTAGAATGCATGCTTCAGATGGAGGAACACAAAGCATACTTGTATATGCCTTTCTTTTACTCAGTGTAATTGAGCTTCTCATTGCTGTATTTAGTGAAGATAAGGAATATCTTAACTTACATGATACACTTACATGACATCTTTCATATTTCCAGATACATAGATCAAGGCCGTAATCCCCAGCTTTACACTAAAGAGTGTTTGGAAAGGGCTTTGGCTAAAAATGAACAAGTAAAAGGCAAAATTGACACTATGAAGGTAAGATGAGTATAATGTataatttggggggagggatagttccgtggtttgagcattggcctgatgacttcctgaggtcccttccaaccctgatattctatgatgtattaaaaatataattgtgtTCTTTATAATAAGGATAGGAAccatatgaagtgagctgtagctcacgaaagctcatgctcaaataaat
Coding sequences within:
- the MED10 gene encoding mediator of RNA polymerase II transcription subunit 10, yielding MAEKFDSLEEQLEKFVENIRQLGIIVSDFQPSSQAGLNQKLNFMVTGLQDIDKCRQQLHDISVPLEVFEYIDQGRNPQLYTKECLERALAKNEQVKGKIDTMKKFKSLLIQELTKVFPEDMAKYKAIRGEEPPP